In Aspergillus fumigatus Af293 chromosome 4, whole genome shotgun sequence, one genomic interval encodes:
- the sebA gene encoding putative C2H2 transcription factor (Seb1) → MDATYTMAQTPVQGQPSFAYYPTESQSRQQHFTSHPFEMQYYGQVSSYPQQQAQQQHSMPEQQPVYAAQPMLNMHQMATTNAFRGALSMTPIASPQPTHLKPTIIVQQDSPALMPLDTRFVSNDFYGFPSTPPLSTSGSTISSPPSSNGSLHTPINDCFFSFEKVEGVKEGCESDVHCELLANTDWSRSDSPPLTPVFIQPQSLTASQSSDLLSAQIPCPSLSPSPSPDSATFISHPQSILSAEPSGSDFCDPRQLTVESSVGAPAELPPLPTLSCNEEEPKVVLGSATVTLPVHEGLSPSFSSSSEDPLGSLPTFDSFSDLDSEDEFANKLVDFHPIGNTYFQGDKRQRLGTYLLDEDEFLSERSLEDLDDQEAFAQSGLPSVESTDFLAVEGDATQSTEEMSSKKRVTSRRSLKKASTSESSSDSLAKKTQASATSRSGHSDTTSTVQQSTASSRQNSTANTSNSESPAAPVSVNRRGRKQSLTDDPSKTFVCSLCSRRFRRQEHLKRHYRSLHTQDKPFECHECGKKFSRSDNLAQHARTHGGGSIVMGVIDTNSSNTQPAFDEPEPRALGLALYEAANAATSKSTTSESSDGTISDTSSVGGRPAKKRRRDDHV, encoded by the exons ATGGACGCAACATACACCATGGCACAGACCCCAGTGCAGGGACAGCCATCATTTGCATACTACCCAACAGAGTCGCAATCGCGGCAGCAACATTTCACCAGTCACCCGTTCGAGATGCAGTACTATGGACAAGTGTCGTCTTACCCACAGCAAcaagctcagcaacagcacagCATGCCAGAACAACAGCCAGTCTATGCTGCTCAACCTATGTTGAACATGCATCAGATGGCCACAACCAATGCCTTCAGGGGTGCCCTCAGCATGACCCCGATTGCCTCCCCACAGCCGACCCATCTCAAGCCTACCATCATCGTACAGCAGGACTCCCCAGCTCTCATGCCTCTGGACACGAGATTCGTCAGCAATGACTTCTATGGGTTCCCTTCGACCCCACCGCTGTCTACATCTGGAAGCACCATCAGCAGCCCTCCGTCCAGCAATGGCTCTCTTCATACCCCAATCAATGAttgcttcttctcatttgaGAAGGTGGAAGGGGTGAAGGAAGGTTGCGAGAGCGATGTGCACTGTGAGCTCCTGGCCAACACCGACTGGTCGCGGTCTGACTCGCCTCCTTTGACACCTG TGTTTATCCAACCACAATCCCTCACCGCCAGCCAGAGCTCAGATCTCCTATCAGCTCAAATCCCCTGCCCATCCctttctccatcaccctCTCCGGACTCGGCAACTTTCATCTCTCATCCTCAGTCGATTCTCTCAGCTGAGCCCTCTGGATCCGACTTCTGCGACCCTCGACAGCTTACAGTCGAATCGTCAGTTGGAGCTCCTGCAGAGTTACCGCCATTGCCTACTCTTTCCTGCAATGAGGAGGAACCTAAGGTTGTTTTGGGTAGCGCAACTGTGACATTGCCGGTCCACGAGGGCCTGTCGCCATCAttctcgagctcctccgAAGATCCTCTCGGTTCATTGCCCACTTTTGACAGTTTCTCTGACCTTGATTCGGAGGACGAGTTTGCCAACAAGCTCGTTGACTTCCACCCTATTGGAAACACCTACTTCCAGGGAGATAAACGGCAACGTCTAGGCACGTACCTccttgatgaggacgagtTCTTGAGTGAACGCAGCTTGGAAGATCTGGACGATCaagaggcctttgcccaATCCGGTCTTCCCTCCGTGGAGTCCACTGACTTTCTCGCAGTCGAGGGTGATGCTACACAGAGCACTGAGGAAATGAGCTCGAAGAAGAGAGTCACTTCTCGCAGGTCGCTTAAGAAGGCGAGCACGTCGGAGAGCAGCTCGGACAGCCTTGCCAAGAAGACTCAGGCTTCCGCCACCAGCCGGTCTGGTCACTCCGACACGACTTCCACCGTCCAGCAGTCGACTGCTTCTTCGCGTCAGAACTCGACCGCCAATACCTCCAACTCTGAGTCCCCGGCTGCTCCTGTCTCTGTCAATCGTCGCGGACGCAAGCAATCCTTGACCGACGACCCCTCGAAGACCTTTGTCTGCTCGCTCTGCTCTCGTCGTTTCCGCCGTCAGGAGCACCTGAAGCGTCATTACCGCTCGCTTCACACTCAGGACAAGCCGTTTGAGTGCCATGAGTGCGGTAAGAAGTTCTCTCGCAGCGACAACCTTGCTCAGCATGCCAGGACTCACGGTGGTGGTTCCATTGTGATGGGTGTTATCGACACAAACAGCTCGAACACTCAACCCGCGTTCGATGAGCCTGAGCCGCGGGCTTTGGGCCTCGCTCTGTACGAGGCCGCCAACGCCGCAACGAGCAAGTCGACGACGAGCGAGTCATCCGATGGAACTATTTCAGACACGTCGTCCGTCGGTGGGCGGCCTGCCAAGAAGCGCCGACGGGACGACCACGTCTGA